One stretch of Nicotiana tabacum cultivar K326 chromosome 18, ASM71507v2, whole genome shotgun sequence DNA includes these proteins:
- the LOC107779131 gene encoding UDP-glucuronic acid decarboxylase 6-like isoform X1: MAKNSANGDHQTTTKPPPTPSPLRFSKFFQPNMRILVTGGAGFIGSHLVDKLMENEKNEVIVVDNFFTGSKDNLKRWIGHPRFELKRHDVTEPLLVEVDQIYHLACPASPIFYKYNPVKTIKTNVIGTLNMLGLAKRVGARILLTSTSEVYGDPLVHPQTEEYWGNVNPIGVRSCYDEGKRVAETLMFDYHRQHGIEIRIARIFNTYGPRMNIDDGRVVSNFIAQALRDEPLTVQAPGTQTRSFCYVSDMVNGLIRLMEGENTGPINIGNPGEFTMIELAELVKELINPKVEIKSVENTPDDPRQRKPDITKAKELLGWEPKVKLRDGLPLMEEDFRLRLGVSKKI; this comes from the exons ATGGCAAAGAATTCTGCAAatggagatcaccaaacaacaaCAAAGCCTCCTCCAACTCCATCTCCGTTGCGCTTCTCAAAGTTCTTTCAA CCTAACATGAGAATTTTGGTTACTGGAGGAGCTGGATTTATTGGTTCCCATCTAGTTGACAAATTGATGGAGAATGAGAAGAATGAG GTTATTGTTGTCGACAACTTTTTCACTGGTTCAAAGGATAATCTTAAAAGATGGATTGGTCATCCCAGATTCGAGCTTAAACGCCATG ATGTGACAGAGCCTTTGTTAGTTGAGGTTGATCAGATTTATCATCTTGCATGCCCGGCTTCTCCAATATTCTACAAGTACAATCCTGTTAAG ACAATAAAGACTAATGTCATTGGCACGCTAAATATGTTGGGCTTAGCAAAGCGTGTCGGAGCAAG GATTCTGCTAACGTCAACCTCAGAGGTTTATGGTGACCCTCTTGTGCATCCTCAGACTGAGGAATATTGGGGTAATGTTAACCCAATTG GGGTTCGGAGCTGTTATGATGAGGGGAAGCGTGTGGCAGAGACATTGATGTTTGACTACCACCGACAACATGGGATTG AAATTCGGATTGCTAGAATATTCAATACATATGGACCTCGGATGAATATCGATGATGGGCGTGTTGTCAGCAACTTTATAGCTCAAGCACTTCG TGATGAACCATTAACAGTTCAAGCTCCTGGGACACAGACTCGCAGTTTCTGTTATGTTTCTGATATG GTTAATGGGCTTATTCGGCTAATGGAAGGGGAAAACACAGGGCCAATCAACATTGGAAATCCAG GTGAATTTACCATGATTGAGCTTGCAGAACTAGTGAAGGAG CTTATCAATCCGAAAGTGGAGATCAAATCGGTGGAAAATACACCAGATGATCCAAGACAAAGGAAACCAGATATCACAAAAGCAAAAGAATTGTTAGGATGGGAACCAAAAGTCAAGTTGCGCGATGGCCTTCCACTAATGGAAGAAGATTTCAGACTCAGGCTTGGGGTCTCTAAGAAGATATAA